In Reichenbachiella agarivorans, one genomic interval encodes:
- a CDS encoding PorP/SprF family type IX secretion system membrane protein translates to MRKLKSNIIPRLVILLCIMMTGASTYAQQQGMFTQYMFNGLAINPAYAGSHETLSLTALTRYQWVGFDGAPNTQSFSAHAPFKKDRIALGLQLYNDNIGVSQTFSTFVSAAYRINFEKSTLSLGLQLGFSSFKSDVTSLNPVYDFNDVALSQNVNEPFKPNMGSGAYYYYSDRFYVGFSMPMMFNQTINSFDIDDSNLSYKSGQAKRHMFLTGGYVFDLNTHFKLKPSVLLKYVAGAPVSVDINTNLLIDEVLWVGVSYRNGESVDFLLELQITSGLRFGYAYDYILNDINNVSNGSHELMLNYRIEFKKDNITSPRYF, encoded by the coding sequence ATGAGAAAGTTAAAATCAAATATCATTCCTAGACTAGTGATCCTGTTGTGTATCATGATGACCGGTGCATCCACTTATGCTCAGCAACAAGGTATGTTCACACAGTACATGTTCAACGGATTGGCAATCAACCCTGCCTATGCAGGTAGTCACGAGACCTTGAGCTTGACAGCTCTCACTCGCTACCAGTGGGTAGGTTTTGATGGTGCTCCTAACACACAGTCCTTCTCAGCCCACGCCCCATTCAAGAAGGATCGTATCGCACTGGGTCTACAATTGTACAATGACAACATCGGGGTGTCACAGACCTTCTCGACATTTGTCTCGGCAGCTTACCGAATCAACTTTGAGAAAAGCACTTTGTCTTTGGGTTTACAACTAGGTTTTAGCAGTTTCAAATCTGATGTCACTTCTTTGAATCCTGTCTATGATTTCAATGATGTAGCCTTGAGTCAAAATGTCAACGAACCCTTCAAGCCCAACATGGGATCAGGGGCATACTACTACTACTCTGATAGATTCTATGTGGGTTTTTCTATGCCGATGATGTTTAATCAGACGATCAATTCATTTGATATTGATGATTCTAACTTGAGTTACAAAAGCGGTCAGGCCAAACGACACATGTTCCTGACGGGCGGTTATGTATTTGATTTGAATACACATTTCAAATTGAAACCTAGTGTGCTTCTCAAGTACGTCGCTGGTGCTCCCGTATCGGTAGATATCAATACCAACCTTCTCATAGATGAAGTCCTTTGGGTAGGTGTATCCTATCGCAACGGAGAGAGTGTAGACTTTCTCTTGGAGTTACAGATAACCAGTGGATTGAGGTTTGGATATGCCTATGACTACATCCTCAACGATATCAACAACGTCAGCAATGGCTCACACGAACTCATGCTCAATTATCGCATAGAGTTCAAAAAAGACAACATTACTTCGCCGAGATATTTCTAA
- a CDS encoding OmpA family protein — protein MTQSILKYTLLLSLTIVLVLPIQAQYANLKYVGSSSEKKGDIEMANESYMAAIKYYKYALQEDSTNTSATLKLARCYRRVNDNLKAEPLLREFIGQLYQSKGAQVSADSGLYVSDSTKAFLYYEFIEALASNKKYDEASYWYERYKELNHANPEQFARLEAYAQYTDFYKDQKYYSVSHLSNAPDRSDFGPAYYKDGFLFVSDRHEKVIVRSKAKENRMDYFDIYYTSKRPDGGFVTPKLVSKKANSMYHEGPLCAYLNGSKVALTRNSLNEKKKVLRRESDQVNTLSIYFAELEDNVIQNVTSFPYNSSEYNNAYPAVAEDGSFMIYSSDQPGGYGLSDLYITYWKNDGWTEPKNLGPEINTSERDVFPSLNGNILYFASNGHPGLGGLDVYKTVLNGDKVGTIKNVGAPVNSNKDDFGLITKTGKQGYFVSNRRNELNDVIYSYEYTKKNDDKLIAFVYAVDSSYQQTDSVTNEELPYKVLSNASINVVDTRLNSFLAPIEVRNDTFIYVLDTGVEYSVIAAKQQYFTRKMTYLSGSELNGELDWPIPLDSMEVGKTMVLHDILYDFDKATLRDSSKFQLNYLIVMLQDNPTMKAELHSHTDSRGSESYNQRLSQRRAQSVVDYMVNAGINEDRLVPVGFGESKPIIDCSDGDCTEANHQLNRRTELLVTDL, from the coding sequence ATGACACAGTCTATCCTAAAGTACACCCTTTTACTCTCTCTGACGATTGTTCTTGTGCTGCCTATTCAGGCACAATATGCCAACCTGAAGTATGTAGGAAGTTCAAGTGAAAAGAAAGGAGATATAGAAATGGCCAATGAATCCTACATGGCCGCCATCAAATATTACAAATATGCGCTCCAAGAAGACTCTACCAACACGAGCGCAACCTTGAAACTGGCCAGATGCTACCGCAGAGTCAATGACAACCTCAAAGCAGAACCTCTGCTCAGGGAGTTCATAGGGCAGCTGTATCAAAGCAAGGGAGCACAAGTCTCAGCAGACTCTGGCTTGTATGTTTCTGACTCCACCAAAGCCTTTTTGTACTATGAATTCATAGAGGCCTTGGCAAGTAACAAAAAGTATGACGAAGCATCCTATTGGTACGAACGCTACAAGGAACTCAATCACGCCAATCCTGAGCAATTCGCCAGATTAGAAGCCTATGCCCAGTACACAGACTTCTACAAAGACCAAAAGTACTACAGCGTATCCCATCTCTCCAATGCACCAGATCGCTCAGACTTTGGTCCTGCCTATTACAAGGACGGCTTTCTTTTCGTCTCTGACAGACATGAAAAAGTAATCGTACGCAGCAAAGCGAAGGAAAACAGGATGGACTATTTTGACATCTATTATACCAGCAAGAGACCAGACGGAGGCTTTGTCACACCCAAACTTGTGAGCAAAAAAGCCAACAGTATGTACCACGAAGGACCACTTTGCGCCTACCTCAATGGCTCCAAGGTAGCTCTGACCCGAAACAGTCTAAATGAGAAAAAGAAAGTCCTCAGAAGGGAATCGGATCAAGTCAACACCCTCAGCATCTACTTTGCTGAATTAGAAGACAATGTGATCCAAAACGTCACCTCCTTCCCTTACAACAGCTCAGAGTACAACAATGCCTACCCAGCAGTAGCAGAAGACGGCTCATTCATGATCTACTCTTCAGATCAGCCTGGCGGATATGGTCTGTCTGACCTCTATATTACCTATTGGAAAAACGATGGATGGACAGAACCTAAAAACTTGGGACCAGAAATCAATACCTCAGAACGTGATGTCTTCCCATCCTTGAATGGCAACATACTCTATTTTGCCTCCAATGGCCATCCAGGTCTAGGTGGACTGGATGTGTACAAAACAGTACTAAATGGGGACAAGGTAGGAACAATCAAAAATGTAGGTGCACCTGTCAACTCCAACAAAGATGACTTTGGCCTCATCACCAAAACAGGTAAACAAGGCTACTTTGTTTCCAATCGCCGCAACGAACTCAATGACGTAATCTATAGCTATGAGTACACCAAGAAAAACGATGACAAACTCATCGCCTTTGTCTATGCCGTGGATTCGTCCTACCAGCAAACTGATTCAGTGACCAACGAAGAGCTACCCTACAAAGTACTCAGCAATGCCTCTATCAATGTCGTGGATACACGGCTCAACAGCTTCTTGGCACCTATAGAAGTCCGAAACGATACGTTTATCTATGTCCTCGATACTGGGGTGGAATACTCCGTGATAGCCGCCAAGCAACAATACTTCACCAGAAAAATGACCTACCTCTCAGGGAGTGAATTGAATGGAGAGCTAGACTGGCCTATCCCGCTAGACTCGATGGAAGTGGGCAAAACCATGGTACTGCATGACATTCTTTATGATTTTGACAAAGCCACCTTGCGAGACTCTTCCAAGTTCCAGCTCAACTACCTAATCGTGATGCTCCAAGACAACCCTACGATGAAGGCAGAGTTGCATTCTCATACCGATTCGAGAGGATCAGAATCCTACAACCAGCGTCTCTCACAGCGTCGAGCGCAATCTGTCGTGGATTATATGGTCAATGCTGGTATCAACGAGGACCGTCTTGTCCCTGTAGGATTTGGAGAGTCTAAACCGATCATTGACTGCTCAGACGGAGACTGTACAGAAGCCAATCACCAACTCAACCGACGGACCGAACTACTGGTCACGGATTTGTAG
- a CDS encoding sugar kinase, giving the protein MKKVVTFGEVMMRLTPPGYAKISQTETLELTFGGGEANVAISLAYFDLKAFHVTQFPDNTVGKAATQFLRRHWVATPYVTYGPMDLGIYFHERGAVHRSSTVLYDRANSSFANLDPSVYNWEEIFEDADWFHWTGITPAISENTLAATKQALLAAKKMGVKVSCDLTYRDSLWKYGKTPQEALPELIELTDVLMTGTREMILFSDGTEEMEQEDLMKNFQKTFPNLEIIADKKRDSINASLNALSGMMWDGQQIYQTKELSVTHIVDRVGTGDAFCAGLIYGLLTKEGNQHALDFAIAACALKHTIEGDANMVSVADVEKLVSGDSSGRIIR; this is encoded by the coding sequence ATGAAAAAAGTAGTGACGTTTGGAGAGGTTATGATGAGGTTGACACCACCTGGCTATGCCAAAATATCTCAGACAGAAACCTTGGAGTTGACTTTTGGAGGGGGAGAAGCTAATGTCGCTATTTCACTGGCTTACTTTGATTTGAAGGCATTTCATGTGACACAGTTTCCCGACAATACGGTGGGCAAAGCGGCCACACAATTTTTGAGAAGGCATTGGGTTGCTACTCCTTATGTAACTTATGGTCCGATGGACTTGGGTATTTACTTTCACGAAAGAGGGGCTGTGCATCGCAGTAGTACGGTTTTGTATGACAGAGCCAACTCCTCATTTGCCAACCTTGACCCTTCGGTTTACAACTGGGAAGAAATATTTGAGGATGCGGATTGGTTTCATTGGACTGGTATCACACCAGCCATATCAGAAAATACCTTGGCTGCTACTAAGCAAGCTTTACTTGCAGCCAAGAAAATGGGTGTAAAAGTTTCTTGTGACCTGACCTACAGAGACAGTCTTTGGAAATACGGAAAAACTCCGCAGGAGGCATTGCCAGAGTTGATAGAGCTGACCGATGTGCTGATGACTGGAACAAGAGAAATGATTCTCTTCTCGGATGGAACGGAAGAAATGGAGCAGGAGGATTTGATGAAAAACTTCCAAAAGACCTTTCCTAATCTTGAGATCATTGCAGATAAGAAAAGAGATTCGATCAATGCATCTCTCAACGCATTGAGTGGCATGATGTGGGATGGACAACAGATTTACCAGACAAAAGAACTCTCCGTGACACACATTGTAGATAGAGTAGGGACGGGAGACGCTTTTTGTGCGGGGCTGATCTATGGGCTGCTTACCAAAGAAGGTAATCAACATGCGCTAGATTTTGCCATTGCTGCCTGTGCGCTCAAGCATACGATAGAGGGAGATGCCAACATGGTATCAGTTGCAGATGTAGAGAAACTGGTGTCGGGGGATAGTTCAGGACGGATCATTAGATAG
- the mgrA gene encoding L-glyceraldehyde 3-phosphate reductase — protein sequence MTYLPKKDRYEKMKYRRCGDSGLLLPEISLGLWHNFGHVDDYENCRLMLQHAFDQGITHFDLANNYGPPPGSAEETFGKILKQDFEGYRDEMIISSKAGYTMWDGPYGDWASKKYIIASCDQSLKRMGLEYVDIFYTHRPDPHTPLEETALALDQLVKQGKALYVGISNYKPAETEAIEKIFQKLRTPFIIHQPRYSMFDRWVEDGLLETLQKLRKGAIVFSPLAQGMLTDRYLDGIPEDSRAARESGHLQQDAVTEEKINKVRQLKTLSEQRGQSIAQMAIAWLLRHEVVTSVLLGASSVKQLQQNLETLNNTAFSQDELDQIEIILK from the coding sequence ATGACTTATTTACCAAAAAAAGACAGATACGAAAAGATGAAATACCGCCGCTGTGGTGATTCAGGGCTGCTGTTGCCAGAGATTTCTCTAGGACTCTGGCACAACTTCGGACATGTCGATGATTATGAAAACTGCAGGTTGATGCTGCAGCATGCTTTTGATCAGGGGATTACCCATTTTGATTTGGCCAACAACTATGGTCCGCCTCCAGGATCGGCAGAAGAAACCTTTGGGAAGATATTGAAACAAGATTTTGAAGGCTACAGGGATGAAATGATTATCAGTTCCAAGGCAGGCTATACCATGTGGGATGGGCCATACGGTGATTGGGCGAGCAAGAAATACATTATCGCTTCCTGCGATCAATCTCTCAAAAGAATGGGCTTGGAGTATGTGGACATCTTTTATACGCATCGACCGGATCCTCACACTCCTTTGGAAGAAACTGCGCTGGCATTGGATCAGTTGGTGAAGCAAGGGAAGGCGCTCTATGTGGGGATTTCCAATTATAAGCCTGCTGAAACCGAAGCAATTGAGAAGATCTTTCAAAAGTTGAGGACACCGTTCATCATCCATCAACCTAGATATTCGATGTTTGACAGATGGGTAGAGGATGGGTTGCTAGAGACACTTCAAAAACTCCGAAAGGGTGCAATTGTGTTTTCTCCTTTGGCGCAAGGGATGTTGACAGACAGGTATTTGGACGGTATTCCAGAGGATTCTCGTGCGGCACGTGAGAGTGGACACCTTCAGCAAGATGCTGTGACAGAAGAGAAAATCAACAAAGTCAGACAGTTGAAAACTTTGTCAGAGCAGAGAGGACAATCTATCGCTCAGATGGCTATTGCTTGGTTGCTGAGACATGAGGTAGTGACCTCTGTCCTTTTAGGAGCCAGTAGTGTCAAACAATTGCAGCAGAATTTAGAAACTCTCAACAATACAGCATTTAGTCAGGACGAACTGGATCAGATAGAGATAATATTAAAATGA
- a CDS encoding SixA phosphatase family protein encodes MSLRLPIKRQLIVVRHAKSSWDYPGLADHDRPLGERGLRDAPKMAAHLKVEVERPQVLISSTALRAKQTAEYFIQSLKILREDSRETRDLFHANYAAIRSVLASIDAEVQRVIIFGHNPGLTDFVNRITDEDIFNIPTCGVAVIDLELSDWTDIDRGTGTLRQYFYPKGIDNSRFKI; translated from the coding sequence ATGAGTCTGAGATTACCAATTAAGAGACAACTGATCGTAGTGAGACATGCCAAGTCCAGCTGGGATTATCCTGGTTTGGCTGACCATGATCGACCCTTGGGAGAGCGTGGGTTGCGTGATGCTCCCAAGATGGCAGCTCATCTGAAAGTCGAGGTAGAGCGGCCACAGGTTTTGATCAGCAGTACCGCACTCAGAGCCAAACAGACGGCAGAGTATTTTATCCAGTCTCTGAAAATACTTAGGGAAGATTCCCGAGAGACGAGGGATTTGTTTCATGCCAATTATGCCGCGATTCGATCTGTACTGGCATCAATTGATGCAGAAGTGCAACGTGTCATTATCTTTGGACACAATCCAGGGTTAACAGACTTTGTAAACAGGATCACAGATGAGGATATTTTCAACATTCCTACGTGCGGTGTGGCAGTGATCGATTTAGAATTGTCAGATTGGACAGATATAGACAGGGGTACAGGGACGTTAAGACAGTATTTTTATCCCAAGGGAATAGATAATTCAAGGTTTAAGATTTGA
- a CDS encoding DNA polymerase/3'-5' exonuclease PolX, with protein sequence MNNSEIKHSLKLAGQLMELHGDNPFKTRSYTSAADVVGGLDVELATLSEKEILAIDGLGKSMAANIADLLHSGSFEGLNQLMDKTPVGVIEMLGISGFGPKKVAVLWQEGGAETLDDLLTMCDQGKVAALKGFAEKSQETLRAAVSFLIGNRFRERYANVEAVVATLQTLIADLPSVEQCQETGQTRRRLEVIDQIELLVVAEDFEEAREQISQLTGLEVDERKSSPMAWYGKHVGVKPPIKIHFADSDSAINRLIETTGSIEHLNLPTTDQTSIKSALKKGRFVSEEAFYQSIGMKPIVPELREGRREGDWATQDRLPQLIEMSDLKGILHNHSTYSDGKHTLRQMAEHCKQLGYEYLGISDHSQTAVYANGLPDFRVKQQQEEIRQLNEELAPFKIFSGIESDILTDGSLDYSEEILASFDFIVASVHSGLNMDIQKATDRLLKAIHNPYTTILGHMTGRLLVQREGYPVDHRAIIDACAETGVVIEINASPYRLDMDWRWIEYALDKGVKLSINPDAHKMDGYKDMYYGLQVARKGGLTANDNLNSMNLAEITAFFASKRNKK encoded by the coding sequence TTGAACAATTCAGAGATAAAGCATAGTTTGAAGCTCGCAGGGCAATTGATGGAATTGCATGGAGATAATCCCTTCAAAACCAGATCATATACTTCAGCAGCTGATGTAGTAGGAGGATTGGATGTGGAGTTGGCGACCTTGTCTGAGAAGGAAATTTTGGCGATCGATGGTCTAGGCAAGAGCATGGCAGCCAATATTGCTGATTTACTCCATTCGGGGAGCTTTGAGGGACTGAACCAACTGATGGATAAAACCCCTGTAGGCGTAATCGAGATGTTGGGTATATCAGGTTTCGGTCCCAAAAAAGTAGCCGTACTTTGGCAGGAGGGTGGCGCAGAAACACTCGATGATCTGTTGACGATGTGCGATCAGGGAAAAGTGGCCGCACTCAAAGGTTTTGCAGAAAAATCCCAAGAGACCCTGCGGGCTGCCGTGTCATTTTTGATTGGGAATCGATTCAGAGAGCGATATGCCAATGTCGAGGCTGTGGTAGCGACTTTGCAAACTTTGATTGCTGATCTTCCTTCAGTAGAGCAATGCCAAGAGACAGGGCAGACGCGGAGGAGATTAGAGGTCATAGATCAAATCGAATTGCTGGTGGTAGCGGAGGATTTTGAAGAAGCCAGAGAGCAAATCAGTCAACTTACAGGACTCGAAGTGGATGAAAGGAAATCTAGCCCAATGGCTTGGTATGGCAAGCATGTTGGTGTGAAACCGCCCATCAAGATACATTTTGCGGATTCAGACAGTGCCATCAATCGTCTGATTGAGACAACAGGATCCATCGAGCATCTCAATTTGCCTACCACAGACCAGACGAGTATCAAAAGCGCATTGAAAAAGGGGCGATTTGTATCCGAGGAAGCTTTTTATCAATCGATAGGTATGAAACCCATCGTGCCAGAACTGAGAGAAGGTAGAAGAGAGGGCGATTGGGCGACTCAGGATCGATTGCCACAGTTGATCGAAATGTCAGACCTCAAAGGTATCCTACACAACCACTCGACCTATAGTGATGGCAAGCATACCCTGCGTCAGATGGCAGAGCATTGCAAGCAACTAGGATATGAATATTTGGGTATATCTGATCACAGCCAGACCGCAGTGTATGCCAATGGTCTGCCTGATTTTCGCGTCAAGCAACAGCAAGAAGAAATCCGACAACTCAACGAGGAATTGGCTCCTTTCAAGATATTCTCAGGGATAGAGTCTGATATATTGACAGATGGTTCGCTGGATTACAGTGAGGAGATATTGGCCTCTTTTGATTTTATTGTAGCGTCGGTGCATTCGGGATTGAATATGGATATTCAGAAAGCAACGGATCGTTTGCTCAAGGCGATTCACAATCCTTACACCACTATACTGGGGCACATGACTGGGAGATTACTGGTGCAGCGGGAGGGTTATCCTGTGGATCATAGAGCCATTATTGATGCTTGTGCGGAAACGGGTGTAGTGATCGAGATTAATGCGAGTCCTTACCGTCTGGATATGGACTGGCGATGGATCGAATATGCACTGGATAAAGGCGTCAAATTAAGTATCAATCCAGATGCACACAAGATGGACGGCTACAAGGACATGTACTATGGATTGCAAGTCGCCAGAAAAGGTGGATTGACTGCCAATGATAACCTCAATAGCATGAATTTGGCAGAAATCACGGCGTTCTTTGCGAGTAAAAGAAATAAAAAATGA
- a CDS encoding lipopolysaccharide biosynthesis protein, protein MGIVIKQGSISGIITYLGAFIGFFNTIILFPAFLSPEEVGLIRVIPNIAFMLMPIVQLGTSNALIKFAPEIKKKEDGLAQLIGLITLATLIGSTLMSLVIYIFKSDFVRLFEEKSPLINDYLPVIVILIFVLALYSLLENYSRVLLKIIAMNLIKEILQRVMTGILVLLYYFDWIDLDSLIYSLIVIYGTSLILLIGYLTSLGQFKISLQFHSIDREVFWRMATFSLYSIIGASGAYIVLNIDEIMVSSQLGLSENGIYSTAFFFAVMIELSKRAILQITTPLIAQSFENGRIDEIQKMHRQLSINQMIIASLFFIGIVSNLDNVYALMPNGDVYSLGRNVVIIIGLSKLIDMTFANNSEIIVMSKYYRFNMVTILCLCGIMVVLNLYLIPLYGMDGAAYATLISITIFNLVKSIFIQWKLNINPFSLNTLKMLGVISVTLIIGLYFPLISSPILDLGIRSAVITVSLIAMILFFRVSPEVTGIFNKHIVKRFMS, encoded by the coding sequence TTGGGAATAGTCATCAAACAAGGCAGCATTTCAGGAATCATCACCTATCTCGGTGCCTTTATAGGGTTTTTCAATACCATCATTCTATTTCCTGCTTTCTTGTCTCCAGAGGAAGTAGGTTTGATTCGCGTCATACCCAACATTGCCTTTATGCTGATGCCGATAGTACAGCTAGGTACTTCCAATGCCCTCATAAAATTTGCTCCTGAAATCAAGAAAAAAGAAGATGGATTGGCACAATTGATCGGGTTGATCACATTGGCTACATTGATAGGTTCCACATTGATGAGCCTTGTCATCTACATCTTCAAAAGTGATTTCGTCCGTCTCTTTGAAGAAAAATCACCTTTGATCAATGATTATTTACCTGTCATTGTCATATTGATTTTTGTCCTCGCTCTTTATTCCTTGCTAGAGAACTACAGCAGGGTTTTGCTCAAAATCATCGCCATGAATCTCATCAAAGAGATACTCCAGCGAGTGATGACCGGCATACTCGTACTGCTCTACTATTTTGATTGGATTGATCTGGACAGTTTGATCTATAGCCTGATTGTCATCTACGGTACCAGTTTGATCCTGTTGATCGGCTATTTAACATCGCTAGGACAATTCAAAATATCACTTCAGTTTCACTCCATTGACCGAGAGGTCTTTTGGCGAATGGCGACCTTCAGTCTCTACAGTATCATCGGTGCTAGTGGTGCCTATATCGTGCTCAATATTGACGAAATCATGGTTAGTTCACAATTAGGCTTGAGCGAAAATGGTATTTATAGTACAGCATTCTTTTTTGCAGTCATGATTGAGCTTTCTAAACGAGCCATTCTACAAATCACCACACCACTGATAGCCCAATCCTTCGAAAACGGTCGCATTGATGAAATCCAAAAGATGCACCGACAATTATCTATCAATCAGATGATTATTGCTTCACTGTTTTTCATTGGGATCGTTTCCAACCTCGACAATGTCTATGCACTGATGCCCAATGGTGATGTGTACAGCCTAGGACGAAATGTCGTCATCATCATAGGACTATCCAAACTCATCGACATGACCTTTGCCAACAACAGCGAGATCATCGTGATGTCCAAATACTATAGATTCAATATGGTTACCATTCTTTGTTTGTGTGGTATCATGGTGGTACTCAACCTATACCTGATTCCATTGTATGGTATGGATGGAGCTGCCTATGCAACCTTGATTTCTATCACAATTTTCAATCTAGTCAAGTCAATTTTCATACAATGGAAGCTCAATATCAACCCATTTAGTCTCAACACACTGAAAATGCTAGGCGTTATCTCTGTCACACTTATCATTGGATTGTACTTTCCTCTCATCAGTTCACCGATACTGGACTTGGGCATTAGATCAGCAGTGATCACAGTGTCATTGATAGCTATGATCTTGTTTTTCAGAGTCTCCCCAGAGGTAACAGGGATCTTCAACAAACACATTGTAAAGCGATTTATGAGTTAA
- a CDS encoding glycosyltransferase, giving the protein MSKKVIIVTYYWPPSGGGGVQRWLKFVKYLPQFGWEPIVFTPENPDFHLQDHSLLKDVPSHVEVIRFPIWEPTAKLKSTHTKQGVVAKDQSLSLIGRLMIWLRGNLFVPDPKRFWVRPSVDFLSNYIIQHQVDRVITTGPPHSMHLIGLGLKKKLNIQWIADFRDPWSDWDILGELKTGQFAMTLHRNLERKVMQAANVVLACTPAMARLFERKDKTYRVKMITNGVDETDFENVQPVGSLRKFRITHMGLLNDMRNPAMLWEVLEELCVENEAFAQSLEIFLSGAISDTVLQRIQGYEQLAQRLIVRAYVAHDEVIRQYLQSSVLLLLMNDSTNADLLIPGKLFEYLYAERDILAFGSPQSDVNQILLDAGLHEVLSYQERQVLKSRILQSYETFLRGEQSVSVNNKEQWTRKKLTGDLVEILDGLDG; this is encoded by the coding sequence ATGTCCAAAAAAGTCATTATCGTTACCTATTATTGGCCCCCCAGCGGTGGTGGTGGTGTACAGCGCTGGCTCAAATTCGTTAAATATTTGCCTCAATTTGGTTGGGAGCCGATCGTATTTACTCCTGAAAACCCTGACTTTCACCTTCAAGATCATTCTTTGCTAAAGGATGTCCCTAGTCATGTTGAGGTGATTAGATTCCCGATATGGGAACCTACTGCCAAACTAAAGTCAACCCATACCAAACAAGGTGTGGTTGCCAAGGACCAAAGCCTTTCTCTCATAGGGAGGTTGATGATTTGGTTGAGAGGCAACCTATTTGTTCCTGACCCAAAACGCTTTTGGGTGCGTCCATCGGTGGACTTTCTCTCCAACTACATTATTCAGCACCAGGTAGATAGGGTCATTACCACAGGTCCGCCACATAGCATGCATTTGATAGGTTTGGGACTGAAAAAGAAACTAAACATACAATGGATTGCTGATTTTCGGGATCCTTGGTCGGATTGGGATATTTTGGGAGAGTTGAAAACTGGGCAATTTGCTATGACTCTTCATCGCAATTTGGAGAGAAAGGTAATGCAAGCAGCCAATGTCGTACTGGCTTGCACACCAGCTATGGCGCGGCTGTTTGAACGAAAGGACAAGACCTATCGAGTCAAAATGATCACCAACGGCGTGGATGAAACAGACTTTGAAAATGTGCAACCAGTTGGTTCGCTTCGTAAGTTTAGAATCACGCACATGGGCCTGCTCAACGACATGAGGAATCCTGCCATGCTGTGGGAGGTGTTGGAGGAATTGTGTGTAGAGAATGAGGCTTTCGCCCAATCCTTGGAGATTTTTCTCTCAGGAGCAATTAGTGATACGGTACTACAACGGATCCAAGGATATGAGCAGCTCGCTCAGCGACTCATCGTTCGGGCGTATGTGGCACATGATGAAGTGATTAGGCAATATCTCCAATCGTCTGTTTTGCTCTTGCTGATGAACGATTCGACCAATGCAGATTTGCTGATTCCTGGTAAATTGTTTGAGTATTTGTATGCTGAAAGAGATATTTTGGCTTTTGGCTCTCCTCAATCCGACGTGAATCAAATATTGCTAGATGCAGGCTTGCACGAGGTGTTGTCTTACCAGGAGAGACAGGTACTAAAAAGTAGGATTTTACAATCCTATGAGACTTTTCTACGAGGAGAGCAATCAGTCTCTGTCAATAACAAAGAACAGTGGACTCGCAAGAAACTTACTGGGGACTTGGTGGAGATACTCGATGGTCTGGATGGCTAG